In Microscilla marina ATCC 23134, a single window of DNA contains:
- a CDS encoding leucine-rich repeat domain-containing protein — MNDHTTMDKQALVTQLIEENIRTQAPTLDLGRCGLGGTEATLGLLSKCTHLKSLNFSNVWFEHNPANDRWEKRASSNEGEKNSLIQVPDCMPGSLEHLRIAGHWPNQWKIEDIGLLQNLPELRAIDLSDNRISDLKPLQNLANLQMLDMSDNRVADLTPLQNLPGLQSIVLSKNKVRDLTPLQHLTGLHTLLLHYNKIGDLAPLQHLTCLTMLSLHHNKISDLAPLQKLRGLLKLDLSNNQLDDLHPLKSLNSLQSLVLRNNQISDLTPLQALHSLQLIVLRDNPVTDLTPLQSLRNLQSLDLRNNQISDLTPLQNLSSLQSIDLRHNPINDLLPLQNLPNLQSIDLKYNHINDLAPLQNLPNLESIDLSDNQISDLTPLQNLSNLQSIDLSNNQVNHLASLQYLPNLESIDLSDNQINDLAPLQNLGDLQSIDLSNNQIHDLTPLQNLPNLESIDLSDNQISDLTPLQNLGSLQSINLRNNQVSDLSPLQALHDLQAINLSDNQISDLAPLQKLPHLKSIDLRDNQIEVFPEHLITNCPQLTSLHLYHNPIQGLPPEIYNQGECSNKIRHYFQDLNQGKVQVYQAKVVLVGNGRVGKTSLVRRWLDQRFDVDEPSTHAIQLRQMFLPELAQRKQLDQVQIQVWDFGGQDIYHATHQLFMQTKAVFVLVWDWKTQHSPQNYETLPDGSLTHYANHPLDYWLNYTHTLGKRSPVLVVQTKAGKDGRKLPSGWSKLQEKYHIKTAIAAELSKADEDDNGMGEFKEALYRTIRQQIKKACTDLPEAWWLVRLTVEEMAKTKHTLSREAFAQLCIEQGVSPDSIDTVQDYLHHTGVFFYRVGLFDNQIILDQRWAIEAVYTLFDRTGMFMEYRGKGFFKGKDLGLSWQGKPLEEQELLVSFMESCQICVEVGDEYTTGDDHRKERTPFVQRTYLAPQLLPDELIANQEALFPSKSLGLYVRFRLPFLHAAIIQQFILHTYHLAHHDNIKQQRILLKQEGELALVEAFPAAKELIVQVKSDQVVVHSPLLERIRQELAHILALGESPEPMWSIDGQGYVSQAQLQAHPPQNPEIRADNGQYYLVSAFAPFLAKPAHTLPRLVSSIPQKVVQRVDEAIDYLRGNNIVGYFEVLEEVVPDQQMQKFTHFKNRFESDDLGVYFVQQLESFAKGLLKTDG; from the coding sequence ATGAATGATCATACAACTATGGACAAACAAGCATTAGTTACTCAACTTATTGAAGAAAACATACGCACTCAAGCCCCTACCCTCGACCTGGGGCGTTGTGGACTGGGTGGCACCGAAGCCACGCTGGGTTTGTTAAGTAAATGTACCCATTTGAAAAGTTTGAATTTTTCGAATGTATGGTTTGAGCATAACCCTGCAAATGATCGATGGGAAAAAAGAGCCAGTTCGAACGAAGGAGAAAAGAATAGCTTGATACAGGTGCCCGATTGTATGCCTGGGTCATTAGAACACTTGCGCATTGCCGGGCATTGGCCTAACCAATGGAAAATTGAAGACATAGGTCTTTTGCAAAACTTACCTGAGTTGCGGGCAATTGATTTGAGCGATAATAGAATAAGTGATTTGAAGCCTTTGCAAAACCTGGCAAATTTACAGATGCTGGATATGAGCGATAACCGAGTAGCAGACTTGACCCCTTTGCAAAATTTACCTGGTTTGCAGTCTATTGTACTTAGTAAAAATAAGGTCAGAGATTTAACCCCACTACAGCACCTCACTGGTTTGCATACGCTTTTGCTTCATTACAACAAGATTGGCGACTTGGCTCCACTGCAGCACCTCACCTGTTTGACCATGCTTTCGTTGCACCATAACAAAATTAGTGATCTTGCTCCTTTACAGAAATTGCGTGGCTTGTTAAAGCTTGACCTCAGTAACAACCAGCTTGATGACCTTCACCCTCTGAAAAGCCTGAATAGCTTGCAGTCTTTGGTACTCAGAAACAACCAAATCAGTGATTTAACCCCGTTGCAAGCCTTGCACAGCCTACAATTGATTGTTCTGAGGGATAACCCCGTTACGGACTTAACTCCTTTACAAAGCCTTCGCAACTTGCAGTCGCTTGACCTTAGAAACAATCAAATCAGTGATTTAACTCCCCTGCAAAACTTGTCCAGTTTGCAATCGATTGACTTGAGGCACAACCCAATCAACGACCTCTTGCCTTTACAAAACTTGCCCAACTTGCAATCTATTGACCTTAAGTATAATCACATCAACGACCTGGCTCCCTTACAAAACCTGCCCAACTTAGAGTCTATCGATCTGAGCGACAACCAAATCAGCGACTTGACTCCTTTACAAAATCTGAGTAATTTACAGTCGATTGACCTCAGTAATAATCAAGTCAACCACCTTGCATCCTTGCAATACCTGCCCAACCTGGAATCTATCGATCTGAGCGATAACCAAATCAATGACTTAGCTCCGCTACAAAACCTGGGTGATTTACAATCGATTGACCTCAGTAATAACCAAATCCACGACCTGACTCCCTTACAAAACCTGCCCAACCTGGAATCTATCGATCTGAGCGATAACCAAATCAGTGATTTAACTCCCCTGCAAAACTTGGGCAGTCTACAATCGATTAACCTTAGAAATAACCAGGTCAGCGATCTAAGCCCTTTACAAGCCCTCCATGACTTACAGGCGATTAACCTCAGCGACAACCAAATCAGTGACTTGGCACCACTACAAAAACTCCCCCACCTGAAATCGATTGACCTGAGAGATAACCAAATTGAGGTATTTCCTGAGCATTTGATCACGAACTGCCCCCAATTGACTTCCTTGCATTTGTACCATAACCCCATTCAAGGGCTTCCGCCCGAAATTTATAACCAGGGAGAGTGTTCTAACAAAATTCGCCATTATTTTCAGGACTTGAACCAAGGCAAGGTACAAGTGTACCAGGCAAAGGTTGTATTGGTGGGCAACGGACGGGTGGGTAAAACTTCTTTGGTACGTCGCTGGCTAGACCAACGCTTTGATGTGGATGAACCCTCTACTCACGCCATTCAATTGCGACAAATGTTTTTGCCTGAACTTGCTCAACGCAAGCAATTAGACCAGGTGCAAATTCAGGTATGGGATTTTGGTGGGCAAGACATTTACCATGCAACCCACCAGTTGTTTATGCAAACCAAAGCGGTATTTGTATTGGTTTGGGACTGGAAAACCCAGCATAGCCCCCAAAACTACGAAACCTTGCCCGATGGTAGTTTGACGCATTATGCCAACCATCCGCTTGACTATTGGCTCAACTATACCCATACCCTGGGCAAGCGAAGCCCGGTACTGGTGGTACAAACCAAAGCTGGCAAAGACGGACGCAAACTGCCCAGTGGCTGGAGCAAGCTACAGGAAAAATACCACATAAAAACGGCCATTGCGGCTGAGTTAAGTAAAGCTGATGAGGACGATAATGGTATGGGAGAGTTTAAAGAAGCGCTTTATCGAACCATCCGGCAACAAATCAAGAAAGCCTGTACCGATTTGCCAGAGGCTTGGTGGCTGGTTCGGCTAACGGTAGAAGAGATGGCTAAAACTAAACATACCTTAAGCAGAGAAGCATTTGCCCAATTGTGCATAGAGCAAGGGGTTTCGCCCGATTCGATAGACACCGTACAAGATTATTTGCACCATACCGGGGTGTTTTTCTACCGGGTAGGTTTGTTCGACAATCAGATTATTTTAGATCAGCGCTGGGCAATTGAGGCGGTATATACCTTATTTGACCGCACAGGTATGTTTATGGAATACCGGGGCAAAGGTTTTTTTAAGGGCAAAGACCTTGGGCTAAGCTGGCAGGGCAAGCCACTGGAAGAGCAAGAGTTGCTGGTGTCGTTTATGGAATCTTGTCAGATTTGTGTAGAGGTTGGCGATGAATATACAACAGGCGATGATCACCGGAAAGAAAGAACTCCGTTTGTACAACGTACTTACCTTGCCCCCCAACTGTTGCCCGACGAACTCATTGCCAATCAAGAGGCATTGTTTCCCTCAAAAAGCCTTGGTTTGTATGTACGCTTTCGTTTGCCGTTTTTGCACGCTGCCATCATTCAGCAATTCATTCTTCACACTTACCACCTTGCCCATCACGACAACATCAAGCAGCAACGTATCTTATTGAAACAAGAGGGAGAGCTTGCTTTGGTAGAGGCTTTTCCAGCGGCTAAAGAGTTAATTGTACAGGTAAAAAGTGATCAGGTAGTGGTTCATTCGCCTCTGCTGGAGCGTATTCGCCAAGAGCTTGCCCATATACTGGCTTTGGGCGAAAGCCCCGAACCCATGTGGAGCATAGACGGACAAGGATATGTGAGCCAGGCTCAACTGCAGGCTCATCCGCCTCAAAACC
- a CDS encoding cyclic-phosphate processing receiver domain-containing protein, with amino-acid sequence MYNLFLDDLRTVEMVYNDPTRYNFVVVRTYADFVAYISAHGLPTFISFDNDLGLDASGEVAPDGYAAVKWLVYESGLDLCGLQYQVHSANPVAAEQIRGLLNNYLAWLDC; translated from the coding sequence ATGTACAACCTTTTTTTAGATGACCTTCGTACCGTAGAAATGGTATACAATGATCCTACCCGCTATAATTTTGTGGTGGTACGAACTTACGCCGATTTTGTGGCATATATCAGCGCCCACGGTTTGCCGACTTTTATTAGTTTTGACAATGACTTGGGCTTGGATGCCAGTGGCGAGGTAGCACCCGATGGTTATGCGGCGGTTAAATGGTTGGTATATGAGTCGGGGTTAGACCTGTGCGGGTTGCAATACCAGGTGCATTCGGCCAACCCGGTAGCCGCTGAGCAAATCAGGGGTTTGTTGAACAATTACCTGGCGTGGCTGGACTGTTGA